AGAAGATTCGACGAATGGTGAAAACTCAAGAACAGCTTAAGGTCTTTCCATCATTATTTGCTCGCCTTCTCAACAGTGTTTAACCCTGTTGTTTTGCAGATTGGGCAAAGATTCTTCCTCTTCAGCCATTCTTTGATGCATTGGCTATGGAAGTCATGCCCACATTCCAGCACccccatttcttctccttccttgtATTCCTCCTGCAGTATTTGCACCAAGTCAATATATACATTCATAACATTTTGCAAAAGTGAAGGTGAACACCAAATATTACCTGACAAACACAGCATGGTTCTATTTCTTGTGTAGATTTGGTACCACTATTGTATTTCCTTTGCTTCAACCGGTTTGATATGGTTTCTTCATTAAGACCGGTACAAACATCTCCAATCCTCTCTTCTAGAGACAGCAACTCCTGCAGATTTGATGACACTGTTAATACGATGACCATATAAAGAGTTTTTTATGTTCTGGCTTTACCTCATATGTCATGTCGTCAACATCAAGGCGCATGTCTCTATGCCGGTCATGAACATCAGCTACACCTAGCATCATCGTCTGATTGAGAAGCATAAAATCCTGAAATAAATCAGCACAACAAAAACATTAAACGACCATTAAAGTATATGTAGAGTTTGTTTATTTGATTGCCTTTCATCTAAGCAAAACACATAAGATAACCGAACCAAAAAATGTGGTTTAGTTCTGGTTTGGATCCTATCAATAATGCGAGTCAACTCTATATCTTCTAGAACCGGAAAATCCGAAGAACCGttctataatatagtttatgtacttataaatattaactatacttagttttaaaataagcaaataaatttaaaaatatattaattataaactgaAATACCCAAAGAAAAACAAGTTACAAGAATACATTTTAttcgaaatatttaaaattatccaaatttttatcggaaaacccaaaaaaaatctgatagtTAATTCCAAACACCCATTTTTACCTTTTTACCCGACATTAACcaaagaaccggaaccgaatgAGATCCAAAATTCCTTTAGATATTAGTCAATTCCTAACCTTGttatccaaaccgaaccgaaaacagaaataaccgaaccgaaatcaaaCTGAATTTTCTTAATACCCCAAACCTCtagaaccgaaccgagaaccgaatgcCCAAGGCGAACACAAGATGTGATAACACAAATATCTTTGCATGCAACTTAaacaaaatctatttttgtttaaaacggTACCTCCACGCGCAAGTTCCCCGTCCTACGCATATGATCCAAAACATTGCGgatctgtttcaaaatagaaGCACAGAGTCAGCTCTATATAAGCAAATCTATATCATTTTACAGTGGAGATTAACCCACAAGAGGTAAcactaatctttatataaaaCTAACCTCAGATGCAGAAGGTCTGCTTCTTCCTCGACTTGTGGATGCCAAGCCACGCAAAGAATGAGGAACGCCAACAGCAGTTTGTCCTTGCCTTGGTACTGCTCTCGAGTATGCCTGATTATGTGTCTGAAAGTTGTTATCGCCCCCAGGATGAACCCCATGATGATCCGGAGCGGGAGGGGGGACCATGGAacgagcagcagcagcagctctcTGGTTTGTAAGAAGGGAAGAAATCAACGACCTACGACGATGTTCAGATAATCTTCTTTGATTATGTGGCGACTGGTTCTGGTAAGGAGCCCATGTTGGACTCGAAGCTGGTGGCTGAACACTTGCCGATGCAACATGACCGTGGGCGAGATTCCTCGGTTCAGGAGGAGCTGGAACAAACAAAGGATTAGCTAGCATGTTGCTTCTTAGCCTGGACTGACCTGGACGAAGGGCGTTTCGGTCAACGGGAGCAGATGATCCAGCGGCTGCTACTGGGTTCCCACTCCAATGAAATGGTGGTATCATGTTTCTTGGAGGCATACTAGGAGCAGAAGCATTTGGGTTTAGAGGAGTAACATTGCTGAAAGGATGTCTATATCTCATGTCCATCAGCTGTTGATCTACAACAGGTTGTACATGTCCTGGCGCGCTCATGGATGGAGGAACTGGTTGTCTGACAAAAACTGGTTGTTGAGCAGTGGGATTAGCCCCGAAAGAGAAGTTTCTGCTGGAGATGGCAGGGGAAGGAGAAGGAGACAGATTTGGAACCAACCCTCTTGGAGCATGGTTAAGAGATATGTTCAAATCATTATGATTATAAAACGAAGGACCAGACACCCAAGAAGAACTGCTCTCTCCACGGTGGAAAGCTCcggttgatgatgatgactgGCCAATGCCAGCATCAATAGCTTTTCTTTTACAACCAGCTCTAGCACTGTTCTCTGCTACGTTACCTTGACCTGTGACTGGATTCATGTCCTCAGCACGCTCAATATACTCTGCATTCAAATTGACATCACGAACAACTCGGTTTCCAGTACTAGACGGTTGCTGCATAAACAAAGGGTTCAACTCTAGCTTGTCGTTTCTTCTTTCCTCAAAACGTCCCATTTGCATCCATTGCTCGCTGTGACTACTAGGGGCTTCGTTCTTTGTACCACTAGAGCTACCTTCACCAAGGTTAAACCTGTGTAAGTCACGTGGCTCATGATACACTGCGTTTGACATAGTAGTGTTTGTATCAGCAGCAGCAGCTGAACTCATGTAGTTCTGCAGATcattatcccaaagaatctgcTGTTCTACCACAGGGTTGCTAGATGTAGAACCATGCTCAAAGTTCATTGTCTCTGATAAAGAACCGATACTTGCCCTCTCTCCCTGCATCCTCTTACCACTTTTCACAATGTAACCGATGctggaaactgaaagaaaaccAACAATGTAAACCtgtttaagttatttttttaataaaagaaaaaaaaaaagctcaacaATCTTGTCACTGGAAGCATTCAATTGTAAAGTTTTGTCAAGTAAAGTTAAATATGATATGCATAATCTTAAGACCACAAAACCAATTGTGTTGTTAACCACATACAAAAGCTGCATTATCAGTTTTGACATGTTCACTTTAAAATCAAGAGCAGCCTATATAAACCAATGGCAATTGCAacagaagaagaataaaaagatCAAAGCTTCAGCAAATTCTCCACtttaaatcacaatctcaattCAAAGAAATCAACAACTTGAATGTATTAGGTAAACAAAAGCCTTGTTAGTTAACcagaatcaataaaataaatcagaaaaacaataacaaaatatattacataattaaaaaaaaaagacaagctTTTGGCAAACCAAACACTGAACAGGTTCCTAAAGACAGAGATCCAGCCTAAAAACTCATTGCAAAGAAACTAACGTTTTTCTTACAAAACCTGAATTATTCAAGTTCTAAGGACGAACAGAGCCAAACCCACCAACCGATTTCACCAGTAAAGATCGAGCACAAAGAAACCCACAACCCAGAAAGCAAAAAGAAAGAGACCGATCTGAGAAGTTTggtaagagaaagaaagaaagaaacgtTACAGACCTCTAAATATCAAATAGATTCTTCAACAAAACACAATGAAAGAGGAAACCGATTGCGGAGAGAGGAGGAAAACAAACCACTTTTTATTAGCagagagaagaggagatgatGATGGGAATGAGGAAAGGTAAGCGAAGCAACACATAAACCAAATGGGAATAGAATCCGGAGATTATTAGGAAGAGAGAACAGTAATATTGGTAAATTCACATTTAACCAAAGactatattattcaaatttgataataataacaacaacaaaaggaagttgaatattttttaaaaagaagaacGGGAATTAATTTTAAGAGAAAAAGTCAAGGAAAAAGAGCAGTTTCCAAAGACAGAATTGAATAGCTATGTTGCAAAAGAAGATAGGTACCAACACGAAACTATGGTAATAAATCTAttgtagagagagaaagagagagactttGTATTTGTAACGTGAATGTATATTGTATTAGATTTGGTGaggagagaaggagagaaaaGCAAGTTGGGCAAATTAAGACGAGAAGGTGTCTTTTgtctcttcttttctctcaCGTCCAACCAAACGCACGCTGCCTCTTTTGCCTCTTCTTGTTgccctcctctctctctttttattattaactttGTAAATTAAAAGTAACTTCAACGAATCCAAAGCTAATTGTAATATTAAACCAATTGTTCAAATTGGTGATAAATGTGTATAGTATAGTATATTATCTTTTCTTTAGAACATGTCTGAAAGTATGCGTTATCAATCTACttgttttagttatatttttcaACATAGATTCCTAAATCATTATGTTATGGGCTGTCATACATAATAGATTTGATTGGCAAATGCTTTGAAATCTTTTCACAGCTAGaatttttctaaaacacaacttttcttattatgttttatacagatttcttagatattttttctctttttttctttatttttggcTGTAAAGAGCAAAATACTTAAACAATAATGTCTTAGTTTGGAAGATTTATGagtaaatcattaattttttcaaatctaCCATGGAAAAATCTATATAGTCTTAGTTCTACAACAACAGAAAAAAGATTAAGATATGGCTCCTTCAGTCAGAGATTATCAATCAAGAGATAGGTTAGACATAGgattcacacaaaaaaaaaacagataggCTTTTGAAAACTTATGGGAAATGGCATTAAGGATGAATCAAATATCAATGAAAATCATAGTCATATTCGGTTTGAGTGTTTCAGATTTGAGCATTtgcaaaatataaatgtatgtatatcatTATTGGGGgaaaactaattattatttgattaaaatttctaagtaataaaaacataattaaataattaaacttgtgaaattatgtttatatatattatctattaatttggaccatcatttaaattttttattatatgtattttattaaaactaataatatataaaatctttgaattactttaatcataatatcttttgatatctttcattttaaatataaatatatttatttaaaaattctaacaaatctgtttcaaaatattttaacaagatcctaattttcaaaaattatatttgaatattttaaataatttcaaaattagttttgaaatattcttataaattaatatactcAATTATCATTTACAAaatgaaaactaaaaattatatctggtttttttatttttatataattataccaatcatattaaaaaaaattatattgagctaaacatgataaaattgtattaaattgataaatttatatattttattttcataattattaaaaattatgttaaaaatatatatatatatatataatgtttgtaAGATGTATTAGCATTAGCAGACTATATGATACAtgtataaaatctttgtaactattTTAATCATGATatagtttcattttaaatataaatatacatattatattatattttaaaattataataaatcagttgaaatatattttcacaatatattaattttcaaaaaaattatgtaaatatttttactaatttcttaattagcaatgaactattattacgcattattatatattaagttatcgtttataaaatgaaaaattcaaatttaatcctattttatctactttataataataataataatcaacttgtgaaaataaaattattatattgaactaaatatcataaaagtatattaaattgataagcttataatttttatttaataaatataaacaatttatgttaaaaatataatatgatgacaTAACGACTTAaaattagcaaactatataatacatgtctaaaaaattaatatatcttagattttttatatacaataatatattatctactAATCTTGTACTCTGGAAGCATGGGGAGGATGATttcaaaaacgtttttttcATCTAAAGCCACTTGGGAGCAAATTAGACCGAGGAAAAATAAAGTTCAGTGGAGTAAAGAAATCTGGTTCTCCCAAGACATCCCGAGGTACTCTTTCATCACCTGGCTAGCTGTCCTAGACAGACTCTCTACTGGTGCTAGAATGCGGAATTGGGGTGTCGTACAAGGTTGTATGTTATGTGGAGAGAGGGATGAGACAAAGGATCACCTTTTCTTTGCTTGTCCTTATTCTTTCACTGTCTGGGAAAAGTTGGTGCGAGGTTTCTTTGGTAGAAGGACTAACCCGGATTGGACTGAAACGTTGAAGATGATTGCAGGTCATAGACGTAACATGTTGGACTCGATTCTGATTAAAATGGTGTTTCAGATGACTATCTACCAtgtttggagagagagagaaatgagaGAAGGCATCAGATGAAAGGGAAGACAGCAGATCAACTTCACAAGGTTATAGACAAGACAATGAGAAATTAACAGAATAGCCTGATTGAAGTATACTGGCAGCACCGAAATGCTGGactattgcagagatggtttgAACTTTCAGGCTGATAGGAGTAGTTATACATGTTGATTTCCTTTAAAGAGACACTATAGAAGTAGTCATTCTTTtgtaaatgttaattttttccTATGATGATCAATacatttcaaatttcatcaaaaaaataatatattatctaaaatgaagaACCATAAAAGATATTGGTAAAATGAAATCCAGCTTTGAAAAACGGATcaaaatttagcataaattaaatacaaaatagtatcaaatatgttttctcatgaatatattaatatttttaataactaaattcaaatacaataaaataatatatataataagaattgaCAAATACATCTGCCGGTTTTAAACAAtcgattaattataacatgtaaattataaaattattttacttgaaatagttatataaacatttaagtatatgattaacgttaaaaatatatatatcactaaTGATcagaaaaaatagatatttatgtatataaaacagaaaacaaacaCTCGCGCGGTtgcacggatcaaaatctagtaatacATCTAAAACAAAAGGATATTTGAATAGATAGAGTTTCTTTTCTATAAGTATCATACATCGTATTatgtaaaatttgttttttttaaattaataaatagatgatttatatcaaatttattgGTTAGTTTTCAATACATACGAACTAGATTAAGATATAATGTTAGTAAAGATAGagaactttaaaatacaaactagattttgatccactTATGGATAGCGAAGATTGCTTTtgaaactaaataaattttgtttaatgaaCTTTTATATAAGATCGTGTATAGGTCTGGTCACATTTATCGGAACCGCGAACTAAACAGTACCaaactgaaagaaaaaaaaaactataactgAACTG
The sequence above is drawn from the Brassica napus cultivar Da-Ae chromosome A8, Da-Ae, whole genome shotgun sequence genome and encodes:
- the LOC106371878 gene encoding probable E3 ubiquitin-protein ligase RHG1A; the encoded protein is MQGERASIGSLSETMNFEHGSTSSNPVVEQQILWDNDLQNYMSSAAAADTNTTMSNAVYHEPRDLHRFNLGEGSSSGTKNEAPSSHSEQWMQMGRFEERRNDKLELNPLFMQQPSSTGNRVVRDVNLNAEYIERAEDMNPVTGQGNVAENSARAGCKRKAIDAGIGQSSSSTGAFHRGESSSSWVSGPSFYNHNDLNISLNHAPRGLVPNLSPSPSPAISSRNFSFGANPTAQQPVFVRQPVPPSMSAPGHVQPVVDQQLMDMRYRHPFSNVTPLNPNASAPSMPPRNMIPPFHWSGNPVAAAGSSAPVDRNALRPGQSRLRSNMLANPLFVPAPPEPRNLAHGHVASASVQPPASSPTWAPYQNQSPHNQRRLSEHRRRSLISSLLTNQRAAAAARSMVPPPAPDHHGVHPGGDNNFQTHNQAYSRAVPRQGQTAVGVPHSLRGLASTSRGRSRPSASEIRNVLDHMRRTGNLRVEDFMLLNQTMMLGVADVHDRHRDMRLDVDDMTYEELLSLEERIGDVCTGLNEETISNRLKQRKYNSGTKSTQEIEPCCVCQEEYKEGEEMGVLECGHDFHSQCIKEWLKRKNLCPICKTTGLNTVEKASK